A region of Pleionea litopenaei DNA encodes the following proteins:
- a CDS encoding Na+/H+ antiporter NhaC family protein has translation MSWWTLLPPVLAIALAIWKREVILALLVAIFSAEWLLADFNIALGLLNTTERIVAVFQSAGNTRILLFSLLIGALLMLIQRSGGVSAFVQWVAHKGLANTPRKVGMLPAIMGILIFIETNLSVLTSGILARNLFDKFNMSRERLAFIIDSTCAPVSVLIVLNAWGAYILGLLSDYPISTNQVLLSSIPLNFYAVTTLGLVFYTVLTNRVHGPMKRIEHHRREVPLEQLEPATHKRYMLLPLGTMIGSIIGFMWYTGAAAINSASPWQVSLSEGILNGSGSKAVLWGTVLGLLCAYLLLKFQGKQRHKTLINWSFEGMGRLLGLVTTVLLALALGSSMKALGTGAFVAQMIGEHLPIWTVTPMIFIAAGVISFTTGTSWGTFGILIPIGIPVAQSMGIPAELILAAILGGGVFGDHCSPISDTTIVSSLAAGCDHLDHVKTQLPYALTAGAVTLAGYTLASLFF, from the coding sequence ATGAGTTGGTGGACACTTCTTCCGCCAGTGCTGGCAATAGCACTGGCTATTTGGAAGCGCGAAGTTATTTTAGCCTTATTGGTGGCCATATTCAGTGCGGAATGGTTGCTTGCGGACTTCAATATCGCTTTGGGCTTACTCAATACGACAGAGCGCATCGTAGCGGTTTTCCAAAGTGCCGGAAATACTCGAATTTTGCTCTTCAGTTTGCTCATTGGTGCACTTCTAATGCTCATTCAACGATCAGGCGGAGTCAGTGCATTTGTCCAGTGGGTGGCGCATAAAGGATTGGCCAATACCCCTCGAAAGGTCGGTATGCTGCCCGCAATAATGGGCATATTAATATTCATAGAAACCAATTTAAGCGTTTTAACGTCCGGCATTCTCGCCCGTAACTTGTTTGATAAGTTCAACATGTCTCGAGAGCGCTTAGCATTTATTATCGATTCTACCTGCGCTCCGGTATCAGTATTGATCGTTCTAAACGCCTGGGGGGCGTACATTCTTGGGCTACTCAGTGACTACCCCATTTCAACCAACCAAGTGTTACTCAGCTCTATTCCCCTAAACTTTTATGCTGTGACAACGCTCGGATTGGTGTTTTATACGGTTCTCACCAATCGTGTTCATGGTCCAATGAAACGGATTGAACATCATCGACGCGAGGTACCACTAGAGCAATTAGAGCCAGCAACCCACAAGCGTTACATGCTACTGCCTTTAGGGACTATGATTGGCAGTATTATTGGGTTTATGTGGTACACCGGGGCGGCAGCAATCAACTCCGCTTCACCTTGGCAAGTAAGCTTATCCGAGGGCATTCTCAACGGCTCAGGCTCCAAGGCGGTATTGTGGGGAACGGTTCTTGGCCTATTGTGTGCCTACTTGTTGCTTAAATTTCAAGGAAAACAACGTCATAAAACTCTTATCAACTGGAGCTTTGAAGGTATGGGGCGGTTGCTTGGGCTGGTCACTACGGTGCTATTAGCACTCGCGTTGGGGAGCAGTATGAAAGCATTGGGAACCGGAGCCTTCGTCGCGCAAATGATTGGTGAGCACTTACCGATTTGGACGGTTACCCCGATGATTTTTATCGCTGCTGGCGTGATCTCTTTTACTACCGGAACGTCTTGGGGAACCTTTGGTATATTAATTCCAATAGGAATACCTGTTGCACAAAGCATGGGAATTCCCGCAGAACTGATTCTTGCAGCAATTTTAGGCGGTGGCGTGTTTGGCGATCACTGCTCGCCCATTTCTGATACGACCATCGTATCGTCGCTAGCAGCGGGCTGTGACCATTTAGACCATGTTAAAACGCAATTACCTTATGCGTTAACCGCAGGAGCAGTAACCCTAGCAGGTTACACGTTAGCATCACTGTTCTTTTAA
- the speA gene encoding biosynthetic arginine decarboxylase yields the protein MTNQSDSALDNYNVPLWSDGFFNIDKDGDLVLVSQHRGDDVSHKLHTIVEKLKTDEKPLPVLIRFGNILRDRLDQITGAFADAIEQNSYQNKFTCVYPIKVNQQREVVNELVQHGGERFGLEAGSKPELLAVLGTDMPRQSVVVCNGYKDREYIRTALIGQQMGRRVYIVVEKLHELELVIEEAKRMNIEPTLGVRVRMYAISKGNWQDTGGEKSKFGLSPSQLIKLTEMLAEHNMTHCLQFLHCHLGSQISSITDIRKGVKECARYFVELKRMGLPLRVIDVGGGLGVDYEGTQSPSYYSINYTVQEYANTIVQTVIDVLDQHKLEHPEIITESGRALTAHHAVLVTNMFDREKAPGLSEPEPVLDSDANVLQNLWRHYQTVDEESASEAFHSGVFYLNEALMLYTHEAISLEEWARAEQLYFAICRKIYPLLNPEIPGNQDILRELDTKLADKLFCNFSLFQSLPDAWGVGQIFPVIPLSGLNRPLTYRGVIKDITCDSDGRIERYVNGNALESSLRLPEIEDDQPLTLGIFMVGAYQEILGALHNLFGDTHTVHINLAADGSIEEIEQNPGDTVSEALSIVHFDSSNLEKRYAQQLQESQLSTQQVEEYLTELSSGLSGYTYLED from the coding sequence ATGACTAATCAATCCGACTCTGCTTTAGACAACTACAATGTTCCACTTTGGAGCGATGGTTTCTTTAATATCGACAAAGATGGCGATCTGGTTTTGGTATCGCAACATCGCGGAGACGATGTCAGTCATAAACTGCACACCATTGTTGAAAAGTTAAAAACGGATGAAAAGCCGTTACCGGTGCTTATCCGATTTGGCAATATTCTCCGCGATCGATTGGATCAAATTACCGGAGCTTTTGCGGACGCCATCGAACAAAATAGTTATCAAAATAAGTTTACCTGTGTCTACCCCATCAAAGTTAATCAACAGCGTGAGGTGGTGAACGAACTTGTCCAGCATGGTGGCGAGCGGTTCGGTTTAGAGGCTGGAAGTAAACCTGAGTTACTTGCCGTTTTAGGCACCGATATGCCACGTCAAAGCGTCGTCGTTTGTAACGGCTATAAAGATCGGGAATATATAAGAACCGCTTTAATCGGACAACAGATGGGGCGTCGCGTTTATATCGTTGTAGAGAAGCTGCATGAACTCGAGTTGGTGATTGAAGAAGCCAAAAGAATGAACATCGAACCTACACTGGGCGTTAGGGTTCGAATGTATGCTATCAGTAAAGGCAATTGGCAGGATACTGGTGGCGAAAAATCTAAATTTGGATTGTCTCCGAGTCAGCTTATCAAACTGACAGAAATGCTTGCAGAACATAACATGACACATTGTTTGCAGTTCCTGCACTGTCATTTAGGATCGCAGATTTCTTCAATTACTGACATCCGTAAAGGCGTCAAAGAGTGCGCTCGCTATTTTGTCGAATTAAAGCGAATGGGATTACCTCTTCGCGTCATTGATGTTGGTGGTGGACTTGGCGTTGACTACGAAGGCACTCAGTCACCGTCCTATTACTCAATTAATTACACGGTACAAGAATACGCAAACACCATCGTGCAAACGGTCATTGACGTTTTAGATCAACATAAACTAGAGCATCCTGAAATCATTACTGAATCTGGCCGAGCGCTCACCGCACACCACGCCGTTCTTGTAACCAACATGTTCGACCGTGAAAAGGCCCCTGGACTCTCCGAACCCGAGCCCGTTCTCGATAGCGATGCAAACGTATTACAAAATCTTTGGCGGCATTATCAAACAGTTGATGAAGAATCAGCCAGTGAGGCCTTTCATTCAGGTGTCTTTTATTTAAATGAAGCACTTATGCTTTATACCCATGAAGCAATCTCGTTGGAAGAATGGGCTCGCGCAGAACAACTTTACTTTGCTATTTGCCGAAAAATTTATCCCTTGTTAAACCCTGAAATACCGGGTAATCAAGACATACTTCGTGAACTCGATACGAAATTAGCCGATAAGTTATTTTGCAATTTTAGTCTGTTTCAATCACTTCCAGATGCATGGGGTGTCGGACAAATCTTTCCCGTTATTCCATTAAGTGGACTGAATCGTCCGTTAACCTACCGTGGCGTCATAAAAGATATCACTTGCGATTCCGATGGACGCATTGAACGATATGTCAACGGCAATGCTTTAGAAAGCAGTTTACGCTTACCTGAAATTGAAGACGATCAGCCTTTGACACTTGGAATTTTTATGGTCGGTGCGTATCAAGAAATATTAGGCGCATTGCATAATCTCTTTGGTGATACGCATACTGTCCACATCAATCTAGCTGCCGACGGCAGTATTGAAGAGATCGAGCAAAATCCTGGAGATACCGTTAGTGAAGCACTGTCGATAGTTCATTTCGATAGCAGCAACTTAGAGAAGCGATACGCACAGCAATTGCAAGAAAGTCAACTTTCGACTCAACAAGTTGAAGAGTACTTAACAGAACTGAGCAGTGGCTTATCTGGTTACACTTATTTGGAAGATTGA
- the ubiK gene encoding ubiquinone biosynthesis accessory factor UbiK has translation MIDPKIIDEISGKMSQLMPPELKKFSQQMEQQWRQVLQSQLSKLELVSREEFDVQSKVLLKTRQKLEVLEQQVAELERLLKEQ, from the coding sequence ATGATTGATCCCAAGATTATAGATGAAATAAGTGGCAAGATGTCACAATTAATGCCACCTGAGCTGAAAAAATTTAGCCAGCAGATGGAACAACAATGGCGTCAAGTTCTGCAATCTCAGCTCTCCAAACTCGAGCTAGTCAGTCGTGAAGAGTTTGATGTGCAAAGCAAAGTGCTACTCAAAACACGGCAGAAGCTCGAAGTGTTAGAGCAGCAAGTGGCGGAATTAGAACGCTTGTTAAAAGAACAGTGA
- a CDS encoding LysR family transcriptional regulator yields the protein MSATPKITLEQWASFVAVVDEGSYAKAAELLNKSQSTVSYAISRLEEHLGGQVLKLNGRKAELTDLGEVMVRKARKLLDEADGIEQLAACVSRGWESEVVIAVDVVYPVSDVLEAIEVFNERGEKATRIRFLETSLSGTDEALFQGTADLVIAPRVPPGFIGEQLDSVEFIAVAHKEHPLNQLDRAVTLEELAQTRQVVMRDTGIKRQQDAGWLGSEQRITVSHFSTSVEVIRRKMAFAWLPSGYIQKELASGEFKPLNLEQGQRRTLSLFLINARGERAGPGVKLMMNIFLERVKKK from the coding sequence ATGTCTGCGACGCCAAAAATAACCTTAGAACAATGGGCCTCATTTGTGGCGGTTGTCGATGAAGGAAGTTACGCCAAAGCCGCGGAATTACTAAATAAAAGCCAATCAACCGTGAGCTATGCTATTTCGCGACTTGAGGAACACCTTGGTGGACAAGTTTTGAAGCTGAACGGCCGAAAAGCAGAGTTAACCGATCTTGGAGAAGTCATGGTTAGAAAAGCTCGCAAGCTTCTGGATGAAGCCGATGGTATTGAGCAATTGGCCGCTTGTGTTTCTCGAGGTTGGGAGTCAGAAGTGGTGATTGCAGTCGATGTGGTGTATCCCGTATCGGATGTACTCGAAGCGATAGAAGTGTTCAATGAACGAGGCGAGAAAGCCACCCGGATTCGATTTTTAGAGACGTCGTTATCCGGCACTGACGAAGCGTTATTTCAAGGCACTGCGGACTTGGTTATTGCGCCTAGAGTTCCTCCGGGATTCATCGGCGAGCAGCTCGATTCTGTTGAGTTTATTGCTGTCGCTCATAAAGAGCATCCACTGAACCAGCTGGATCGAGCAGTGACTCTTGAAGAGTTAGCGCAGACCCGCCAAGTGGTTATGCGCGATACCGGTATTAAACGGCAACAAGATGCAGGGTGGCTGGGTAGTGAGCAACGAATTACGGTCTCTCATTTTTCAACATCGGTTGAAGTCATTCGTCGAAAAATGGCCTTTGCTTGGCTGCCAAGTGGTTATATTCAAAAAGAGTTAGCCAGCGGAGAATTCAAACCTTTGAATCTTGAGCAAGGTCAACGTCGAACCTTGAGTTTATTTTTGATCAATGCGCGGGGAGAAAGGGCAGGACCTGGCGTAAAATTAATGATGAATATTTTTCTTGAGCGAGTTAAGAAAAAGTGA
- a CDS encoding DUF4124 domain-containing protein codes for MKFNKWILLLTAMMLLSMGHSAEIYRWVDENGKVHYSDKPPKGAKKKAQQVIIDSTPEVAKKDTVARSASDRMAAANQWLSSTREKKEEKVAERDQAYQKKQQRIRDCKVLKRELKDFQNADVVYDYDENGERFYLSEQERDKLIHNIKQKMTQTCEE; via the coding sequence ATGAAATTCAATAAATGGATATTATTACTGACAGCAATGATGCTACTTTCAATGGGCCATAGTGCCGAGATATACCGATGGGTTGATGAGAATGGCAAGGTACATTACAGCGACAAACCACCCAAAGGCGCCAAGAAAAAAGCGCAGCAGGTGATCATCGACAGCACGCCAGAAGTTGCCAAAAAAGACACGGTGGCTCGTTCCGCCAGTGATCGAATGGCGGCCGCGAATCAGTGGCTCAGCAGCACTCGCGAAAAAAAGGAAGAAAAAGTCGCAGAACGCGACCAAGCCTATCAAAAAAAGCAACAAAGAATTAGAGACTGCAAAGTGCTGAAGCGAGAGTTAAAGGATTTTCAAAATGCCGACGTCGTCTACGATTATGATGAGAATGGCGAGCGCTTTTATTTATCTGAACAAGAACGTGATAAGCTTATTCACAATATCAAACAAAAAATGACTCAAACCTGCGAGGAATAA
- a CDS encoding pirin family protein, with product MSQRTVRYVVPAQHASDGAGVKLKRLMSGKNLAMFDPFLMLDEFNSNDANDYIAGFPSHPHRGFETVTYMLDGKMLHEDHLGNQGLLNSGDVQWMTAAHGIIHSEMPQQEEGLMRGFQLWLNLPADEKLKPPSYRDIPSEDIPVYEEENVKLKVIAGNLRTNANRYAGLVTGISTDPTIVDLRVKANSEFRFQVNQGYNVLLYVFDGNLTVEEQNIEEQHMAILSDGEQVTLKTSDRAASLLVLIGKPLREPIVQWGPFVMNTPEQIEQAIQDYRSGVLTQYGSVNV from the coding sequence ATGAGTCAACGTACAGTTCGTTATGTCGTTCCCGCCCAACATGCTTCTGACGGTGCGGGCGTTAAGCTTAAAAGGTTAATGTCTGGAAAAAACTTGGCGATGTTTGATCCCTTTTTAATGTTGGACGAGTTTAACAGCAATGATGCCAATGACTATATCGCAGGCTTTCCCTCGCACCCACATCGAGGATTCGAAACCGTCACCTATATGCTCGATGGGAAAATGTTACACGAAGACCATTTAGGCAATCAGGGGTTACTTAACTCTGGTGATGTGCAATGGATGACGGCCGCTCATGGCATTATTCATAGCGAGATGCCACAGCAAGAGGAAGGATTAATGCGCGGATTTCAACTTTGGTTGAATTTACCGGCCGATGAAAAATTAAAGCCGCCCTCTTATCGTGATATTCCAAGTGAGGACATTCCAGTTTATGAAGAAGAAAATGTGAAGCTTAAAGTTATTGCTGGCAATTTGCGAACAAACGCTAATCGCTATGCTGGTCTCGTTACCGGGATCTCTACTGATCCCACAATAGTCGACTTAAGAGTGAAGGCGAATAGTGAGTTTAGATTCCAAGTAAACCAAGGCTATAACGTTCTACTTTACGTTTTCGATGGTAACCTAACTGTCGAAGAGCAAAACATTGAAGAGCAGCATATGGCCATTCTTAGTGATGGTGAGCAAGTGACATTAAAAACCAGTGATCGAGCTGCAAGTCTCTTAGTTTTGATCGGTAAGCCGCTCCGCGAGCCAATCGTACAATGGGGGCCCTTTGTGATGAATACGCCCGAACAAATAGAACAGGCCATTCAAGACTATCGCAGCGGAGTCTTAACACAATATGGCTCAGTCAATGTTTAA
- the murI gene encoding glutamate racemase — protein sequence MSKVLVLDSGIGGLTVVKSMSQLLPRLSIDYVADNLFFPYGTKTQAELKQRLLFLIERQLQSSDYDAIVIACNSASTLVLDEIRKQINLPIVGVVPAIKPAAQLSKNKRIGLLATEATVNGQYVDQLIEQFANDCHVTKVASQQLVLLAEIKLQGLPLDFQSVAEIVKPFIEQKSDVVVLGCTHFPWFKSELTERYPDIAWIDSGEAIARRVSEIIPKTEASQDSELQFFATGNPYQRSFLSQFHSIEKLK from the coding sequence GTGAGTAAAGTTTTAGTATTAGACTCAGGAATCGGTGGGTTAACGGTTGTAAAGTCAATGAGTCAATTATTACCGAGATTGAGCATTGACTATGTCGCTGATAATTTATTTTTTCCATACGGAACGAAGACGCAAGCTGAACTAAAGCAGCGGCTACTTTTTTTAATCGAACGACAACTCCAAAGTAGCGATTATGATGCAATCGTGATCGCCTGTAATTCAGCCAGCACCTTAGTACTTGATGAAATTCGAAAACAAATTAACTTGCCGATTGTCGGAGTTGTCCCAGCGATCAAACCGGCAGCACAACTATCTAAAAACAAAAGAATCGGTTTACTGGCAACGGAAGCCACGGTGAATGGCCAATACGTCGATCAATTAATTGAGCAGTTTGCCAATGATTGCCACGTAACAAAGGTTGCATCACAACAGTTGGTTTTGCTCGCAGAAATAAAACTACAAGGTTTGCCACTCGACTTTCAATCAGTAGCGGAGATTGTAAAGCCTTTCATTGAACAAAAATCGGATGTCGTGGTTTTAGGCTGCACGCATTTTCCTTGGTTTAAAAGTGAATTGACTGAGCGGTATCCAGATATTGCATGGATCGACTCTGGCGAAGCGATCGCGCGACGAGTTTCAGAAATTATTCCGAAAACAGAAGCCTCTCAGGATTCTGAGTTGCAGTTTTTTGCAACTGGCAACCCCTACCAGCGGTCATTCTTAAGCCAATTTCATTCGATTGAAAAACTAAAATAA
- a CDS encoding DUF4382 domain-containing protein gives MKTIAKHSLLLSSMVSALILVGCDSSDKNNGTISLKLTDAPVDSATEVVVEFTGVEIKPTEGAALQFDFDEPRQIDLLALQNGATEPLLTQEVVTAGSYNWVRLKVNADNQVMDSYISFEGGETYSLYVPSGSQSGLKLNQGFNVAIGQDADFTIDFDLRKSIVDPQSNQVDYLLKPSLRIIDNTEIGEISGSVANATMEQASCIDGGVVYLFQDADTPPDDMGSESPPLSSANVTYNDSENTYEFMFAFVAPGEYTLSLTCDAQNDDPEADDSITFIESLNATVETDMVTDVDFN, from the coding sequence ATGAAAACCATTGCTAAACATTCGCTATTACTATCTTCGATGGTGAGCGCTTTAATACTAGTTGGATGTGATTCTTCAGATAAAAATAATGGAACCATCAGCTTAAAGTTAACCGATGCACCCGTTGACTCAGCGACAGAAGTTGTTGTCGAATTCACTGGAGTCGAAATAAAGCCGACGGAAGGGGCAGCGCTACAATTCGACTTTGATGAACCCAGACAGATCGACTTGCTCGCTCTACAAAATGGTGCGACAGAACCTCTGTTAACTCAAGAAGTCGTCACCGCGGGAAGTTACAATTGGGTTCGCCTTAAAGTTAACGCAGATAATCAGGTGATGGACTCATACATTTCTTTCGAGGGCGGAGAGACTTATTCTCTGTACGTTCCAAGTGGCAGTCAAAGTGGACTAAAACTGAATCAAGGTTTCAATGTAGCGATAGGACAAGATGCAGACTTTACCATCGACTTTGACTTACGTAAGTCGATTGTTGATCCGCAATCTAATCAAGTCGATTACCTTTTAAAACCGTCACTTCGCATCATTGATAATACTGAAATCGGCGAGATCTCTGGCTCGGTTGCCAATGCGACTATGGAGCAAGCTTCTTGCATTGACGGTGGTGTCGTCTACCTTTTCCAAGACGCTGATACGCCCCCTGATGATATGGGTAGCGAATCGCCACCGCTAAGCAGCGCTAACGTTACTTACAATGATTCGGAAAATACGTATGAGTTTATGTTTGCGTTTGTAGCACCAGGAGAGTACACATTATCCTTAACTTGCGACGCTCAAAATGATGATCCAGAAGCGGATGATTCCATTACTTTTATTGAGTCATTAAATGCTACTGTTGAAACTGATATGGTGACCGACGTTGATTTTAATTAA
- a CDS encoding acyltransferase, translating into MTALFRHLIGGIGLILLTINIVVWMIPIIILSILKFIIPITVIRNLISSALNLCASAWISVNSLMAKYHVNIKVTWPENIKLSPKDWYLVLANHQSWVDIYVLQNVFNRKIPFLKFFLKKELIYVPLLGIAWWALDFPFMKRHSKEYLKKHPEKKGQDLETTKKACEKFQHIPISVMNFVEGTRFTEAKSQRQNSPYSQLLKPKSGGVGTVLSILGDKMHHVLDVTLHYPRGIPSFWDFLCGRVGEINVVVEQHEVKSYLVGDMTNAETRIQVQGWLNELWQHKDQLLTDLSKTNSPLKPS; encoded by the coding sequence ATGACCGCTTTATTTCGCCACCTCATTGGTGGCATTGGGTTAATATTGCTTACAATAAACATTGTCGTGTGGATGATTCCAATCATCATACTTTCAATTTTAAAATTCATTATTCCAATCACTGTCATACGCAATCTAATTTCTTCTGCTCTAAACTTGTGTGCCTCAGCTTGGATTTCAGTGAATAGCTTAATGGCAAAGTATCATGTAAATATCAAAGTCACTTGGCCAGAGAACATCAAACTCTCGCCTAAAGACTGGTACCTAGTACTCGCCAATCATCAGTCATGGGTCGATATTTATGTGTTGCAGAACGTTTTCAATAGAAAGATCCCTTTTCTAAAGTTCTTTCTGAAAAAAGAATTGATCTATGTTCCTCTTCTCGGGATCGCTTGGTGGGCGCTTGACTTTCCTTTCATGAAAAGACATTCAAAAGAGTACTTAAAAAAGCATCCAGAGAAAAAAGGGCAAGATTTAGAGACCACCAAAAAGGCTTGTGAAAAGTTTCAGCACATTCCTATTTCAGTTATGAACTTTGTCGAAGGCACCCGCTTTACTGAAGCAAAATCGCAGCGACAAAATAGCCCTTACTCACAGTTGCTAAAGCCTAAATCTGGCGGCGTCGGAACCGTTTTATCCATCCTAGGTGACAAAATGCATCATGTTTTGGATGTCACTTTACATTATCCCAGAGGCATTCCGAGTTTTTGGGATTTCTTATGTGGCAGAGTCGGAGAAATCAACGTTGTTGTCGAGCAACATGAGGTAAAAAGCTACCTTGTTGGGGATATGACCAATGCTGAGACTCGAATACAAGTTCAAGGCTGGCTAAATGAACTATGGCAACATAAAGATCAGTTATTAACGGATCTTTCCAAAACAAATTCTCCGCTAAAGCCCTCTTAA
- a CDS encoding FMN-dependent NADH-azoreductase: MNILHIESSIFAENGVSSQLSRTLLEKLTLENPGSEIRHKHFGQEPVPHFDGETLQALMQDPDSRSGEQKDKVAYADQQIADVQWADVIVIGLPMYNFSVPSMLKAWFDFIARAGVTFRYTEKGPEGLLLNKKVHILATRGGQYKDTPIDTQIPFVKTFLNFLGITDINVIYAEGLNMGDDLKTLAIADAENQIQQLQSA, encoded by the coding sequence ATGAATATCTTACATATTGAATCCAGTATCTTTGCAGAAAATGGCGTATCCAGCCAACTTTCGCGCACATTGTTAGAAAAGTTAACCCTGGAAAATCCAGGCAGCGAAATTAGGCATAAGCATTTTGGTCAAGAACCGGTTCCGCACTTCGACGGTGAAACCCTGCAAGCGCTTATGCAAGATCCAGACAGTCGCTCGGGTGAGCAGAAAGACAAAGTGGCTTATGCCGATCAACAAATTGCTGATGTGCAATGGGCCGATGTCATCGTGATTGGCTTGCCAATGTACAATTTTAGCGTTCCTTCAATGTTAAAGGCTTGGTTTGATTTTATTGCCAGGGCTGGGGTGACTTTCCGATACACTGAAAAAGGCCCAGAGGGACTATTGCTCAACAAAAAAGTACATATTCTGGCGACTCGCGGAGGCCAATATAAAGATACCCCGATTGACACCCAAATACCTTTCGTAAAAACATTCCTAAACTTTCTCGGAATCACGGATATCAATGTTATCTACGCAGAGGGATTGAATATGGGTGACGATCTTAAAACCCTAGCAATCGCCGATGCCGAAAACCAAATCCAGCAGTTACAATCCGCTTAG
- a CDS encoding sodium/proline symporter, producing the protein MSDTTIVLITLVIYKVILLLIGFWASKRSQSTTDYFLAGRQLGPWVAAISASASSSSAWTLLGVSGAAYLWGFSAIWLLPSVLLGFCFNWFWLAPRIQKLSQAEKAVTLTDLLVPQPHQTMALTIRRAATMIIVFSFTFYIASQFKAAGTSFNSVFDLSFNHAIILGALIIMIYTLLGGFWAVSVTDTLQGLLMAGTALVLPIAALIHLGGLGEMVTKIEQLQLIGFTSWSGEHSGIAALGFIIGLLGIGNGYPGQPHVVNRFMALKDKRSLDQGRVIALTWAMFVYVGMLILGWSGRVIVPFLSDGESVFFAVTQTLFSPMVAGIMIAAVLSAVMSTADSQVLVVSSSVAYDLKPGQRTHSVLGARLAVLGVCLFATLLALYMDDAIFSRVLFAWHAIGSAFGPILIVRLMRRQMNNGIALWSMMVGFGLTVFINHYPNWPGDFAERWIPFTLAFAIALLGSKKPS; encoded by the coding sequence ATGTCCGACACCACTATTGTATTAATAACCCTAGTAATTTACAAAGTCATACTGTTACTGATTGGCTTTTGGGCAAGTAAACGCAGTCAATCGACCACCGACTACTTTCTTGCGGGTCGTCAGCTAGGCCCCTGGGTGGCCGCCATTAGTGCGAGCGCCAGCTCTAGTTCGGCTTGGACTTTACTAGGAGTCAGTGGAGCAGCTTATTTATGGGGGTTTTCAGCCATCTGGCTATTGCCGTCCGTACTTTTGGGTTTTTGTTTCAATTGGTTTTGGCTCGCGCCAAGAATTCAAAAACTCAGCCAAGCTGAGAAGGCGGTTACATTGACCGATCTATTGGTCCCGCAGCCACATCAAACGATGGCACTGACCATTCGGCGAGCGGCGACTATGATCATTGTATTTTCGTTTACTTTCTATATTGCGTCTCAATTTAAAGCCGCTGGCACCAGCTTCAACTCGGTATTCGACTTAAGTTTCAATCACGCCATCATCCTTGGCGCACTGATCATTATGATATATACCTTGCTTGGAGGTTTTTGGGCCGTCAGTGTTACCGACACGCTTCAAGGTTTACTCATGGCAGGTACAGCTTTGGTACTGCCCATCGCTGCACTGATCCACCTAGGTGGCTTAGGAGAAATGGTCACTAAAATCGAACAGTTACAGCTCATCGGTTTTACCAGTTGGAGTGGTGAACACAGCGGCATTGCGGCGCTTGGTTTTATCATCGGTCTTCTAGGAATCGGTAATGGCTATCCAGGTCAACCCCATGTAGTTAATCGGTTTATGGCGTTGAAAGATAAAAGAAGTCTCGATCAGGGACGTGTTATCGCGCTTACTTGGGCCATGTTTGTGTACGTTGGCATGTTAATTTTAGGCTGGAGTGGTCGGGTCATTGTTCCCTTTCTTAGCGATGGAGAGTCGGTGTTTTTCGCGGTCACCCAAACACTGTTTTCACCAATGGTAGCTGGAATCATGATTGCAGCCGTTCTTTCAGCAGTTATGTCGACAGCCGACTCACAAGTTTTAGTGGTGTCTTCCTCAGTCGCTTACGACTTAAAGCCCGGCCAACGAACCCACAGTGTATTAGGCGCTCGGCTCGCCGTATTGGGAGTTTGCCTATTTGCAACGCTGCTCGCCTTGTATATGGATGACGCTATATTTAGTCGTGTGCTATTTGCATGGCACGCCATAGGCAGTGCCTTCGGCCCAATCCTGATCGTTCGATTGATGCGTCGACAAATGAATAACGGTATCGCTTTGTGGTCAATGATGGTTGGTTTTGGTTTAACGGTATTTATCAATCATTATCCAAACTGGCCTGGTGATTTCGCCGAACGCTGGATACCCTTTACTCTCGCCTTTGCCATTGCGCTGTTAGGATCAAAAAAGCCATCTTAG
- a CDS encoding DUF6489 family protein: protein MKVKLEIDATPEEWRRFFGMPDVSEIHQQLLKDAQEKIASGDYDPVALMQSFMPEDMKKMADLQKSFWENLFNKKS, encoded by the coding sequence ATGAAAGTTAAACTAGAAATAGATGCAACCCCCGAGGAGTGGAGACGCTTCTTCGGAATGCCAGATGTCAGCGAGATTCACCAACAGCTTTTAAAAGACGCGCAAGAAAAAATAGCCTCTGGAGACTACGATCCTGTCGCTCTAATGCAAAGCTTTATGCCAGAAGATATGAAAAAAATGGCTGACCTTCAGAAAAGCTTCTGGGAAAATCTTTTTAATAAAAAGTCTTAA